One window of the Lonchura striata isolate bLonStr1 chromosome 9, bLonStr1.mat, whole genome shotgun sequence genome contains the following:
- the LOC110470530 gene encoding selenoprotein Pb-like — protein sequence MGLLVLALATWLGLGLASASEETANSSRICQEAPAWTINGSSPMEGAAGQVTVVALLKASUQFCLRQAHSLGGLRERLARQGTADVRYMIVNEKAPLSRAMLPELQRHAPPGVPVFQPEREDPDVWQVLGGDKDDFLVYDRCGRLAFHIQLPFSFLHFPYVEAAIRSSHIKDFCGNCSLYPNTTQEANSTMEGFATPSSLPEHEGMESETPVHQHKPLHPHRHHEVNSERDTNPSEDHKPATHAHHHHGDHGQLHHKGRKQKEGDEH from the exons atggggctgctggtgctggccctggccacctggctggggctggggctggcctcGGCCTCTGAGGAGACGGCCAACAGCAGCCGGATCTGCCAGGAGGCGCCGGCATGGACCATCAATGGCTCGAGCCCCatggagggggcggcagggcaGGTGACGGTGGTGGCCCTGCTGAAGGCCAGCTGACAGTTCTGCCTgaggcaggcccacag CCTCGGGGGCCTGCGGGAGCGGCTGGCCCGGCAGGGCACGGCCGATGTCCGCTACATGATCGTCAACGAGAAGGCGCCGCTGTCCCGCGCCATGCTGCCCGAGCTGCAGCGCCATGCCCCGCCCGGCGTCCCCGTCTTCCAGCCCGAGCGGGAGGACCCTGACGTCTGGCAGGTCCTGGGGGGTGACAAGGACGACTTCCTTGTTTATGACCG GTGTGGCCGCCTGGCTTTCCACATCCAGTTGCCCTTCAGCTTCCTCCACTTCCCCTATGTGGAGGCAGCCATCCGCTCCAGCCACATCAAGGACTTCTGTGGCAACTGCTCCCTGTACCCCAACACTACCCAGGAG GCTAACAGCACCATGGAGGGCTTTGCAACCCCGAGCTCCCTTCCTGAACACGAGGGGATGGAGTCAGAGACCCCTGTCCACCAGCACAAGCCCCTCCATCCTCATCGCCACCACGAGGTCAACAGCGAGAGGGACACAAACCCAAGTGAGGACCACAAACCTGCTACCCATGCTCACCACCACCATGGAGACCATGGCCAGCTCCATCACAAAGGGAGGAAGCAGAAGGAGGGGGATGAGCATTAA